The following coding sequences lie in one Gemmatimonadaceae bacterium genomic window:
- a CDS encoding DUF3536 domain-containing protein: protein MHGVIVHQHLYQPPREDPWLEVVRTEPSATPDHDWNARINRECYARQAYATTLRRDPRASTRDTDARAGVGRVVNLYAWCSFDVGATLCEWLDSEAPDTLRAMQAGDAASVRRWGHGNAIAAPYHHVILPLTSPRERTTEIRWGLRDFRRRFGRDAEGFWLPECAADEDTLDAVAAEGVQFVILAPYQVQGHDGSGMPVRWRGARGRTLTIVPYDGSLAGDVAFGSLLQDPAALARRFSPEIRDDSDRCTTLCTDGETFGHHHKAGDSALAEALGIVARQPGRRVLNAATLVAEYPATSDVTLVSPSAWSCAHGVERWRSNCGCRLDGSKPPAQQWRGPLRRALETLATAVHDVYAREGASLFTHNVWAVRDAFGAVVALDGAAHDAFARSVLPADAPAEAVVRARELLEMERASLRTFTSCAWFFDEVDRLEVRQVLRYAARALELSGLGAALMPEFTKALGAASNGAEGARTAADVFVRDAVPHKGPALCAAAAVAALAAHGDPLTRLTAFDVQCAEQDDAWVVTLTHRRSGRAGTFVARVVGSGPSLTVSIAASGADVSAREVVAVWEFPEAAATRLLGATALTDEALLDELV from the coding sequence GTGCACGGCGTCATCGTCCATCAGCATCTGTATCAGCCGCCGCGGGAAGATCCGTGGCTCGAAGTGGTGCGCACCGAACCGTCGGCAACGCCGGACCACGACTGGAACGCGCGCATCAATCGCGAGTGCTATGCGCGGCAGGCGTACGCGACCACGCTGCGCCGCGACCCGCGCGCGTCGACGCGCGATACCGATGCGCGGGCGGGGGTGGGTCGCGTCGTGAATCTCTACGCGTGGTGCTCCTTCGATGTGGGCGCCACGCTCTGCGAGTGGCTCGACAGCGAAGCGCCGGACACGCTGCGCGCCATGCAGGCAGGCGACGCGGCCAGTGTGCGGCGGTGGGGGCACGGCAATGCCATCGCCGCGCCGTATCACCACGTCATCCTCCCGCTCACGTCACCGCGCGAGCGCACGACGGAGATTCGCTGGGGGCTGCGCGATTTCCGGCGTCGCTTCGGGCGCGACGCCGAAGGCTTCTGGCTCCCGGAGTGCGCTGCCGACGAGGATACGCTCGACGCTGTGGCCGCCGAGGGCGTGCAGTTCGTGATTCTGGCGCCGTATCAGGTACAGGGGCACGATGGCAGCGGCATGCCGGTACGCTGGCGCGGCGCACGGGGCCGTACGCTCACGATCGTGCCGTACGACGGCTCGCTCGCCGGTGATGTGGCCTTCGGCAGCCTGCTGCAGGACCCGGCCGCACTGGCGCGACGCTTTTCGCCCGAGATCCGCGACGACTCCGATCGCTGCACCACGCTCTGCACCGATGGCGAGACGTTCGGCCATCACCACAAGGCGGGCGACAGCGCGCTCGCCGAGGCGCTCGGCATCGTGGCGCGGCAGCCGGGCCGTCGCGTGCTCAATGCGGCTACGCTCGTCGCCGAGTATCCGGCCACGTCCGACGTGACGCTGGTGAGCCCGAGTGCGTGGAGCTGCGCACACGGGGTGGAGCGGTGGCGCAGCAACTGCGGCTGCCGCCTCGATGGCAGCAAGCCGCCGGCCCAGCAATGGCGCGGGCCGCTTCGCCGCGCACTCGAGACGCTCGCCACCGCCGTGCATGACGTCTATGCCCGCGAAGGCGCGTCGCTGTTCACGCACAATGTGTGGGCCGTGCGCGACGCGTTCGGGGCGGTGGTCGCGCTCGATGGTGCGGCGCACGACGCGTTCGCGCGCTCCGTGCTCCCGGCCGACGCGCCGGCGGAGGCGGTGGTGCGGGCCCGCGAGCTGTTGGAGATGGAGCGGGCGTCGCTGCGCACGTTTACGAGCTGCGCGTGGTTCTTCGATGAGGTGGACCGGCTCGAAGTGCGGCAGGTGCTGCGCTACGCCGCGCGTGCGCTCGAACTGAGCGGCCTGGGCGCTGCGCTCATGCCGGAGTTCACCAAGGCCCTGGGCGCGGCCTCGAACGGGGCCGAGGGGGCACGCACGGCCGCCGATGTGTTCGTGCGCGACGCGGTGCCGCACAAAGGGCCGGCGCTGTGCGCGGCGGCGGCGGTCGCGGCGCTCGCGGCCCACGGCGATCCGCTCACGCGTCTGACCGCCTTCGATGTGCAGTGCGCGGAACAGGACGACGCCTGGGTGGTGACGCTGACGCATCGCCGCTCGGGGCGCGCGGGCACGTTCGTGGCCCGCGTGGTGGGCTCCGGCCCGTCGCTCACGGTCAGCATCGCGGCGAGCGGCGCGGACGTGTCGGCGCGCGAGGTCGTGGCGGTGTGGGAGTTCCCCGAAGCGGCGGCGACGCGCCTGCTCGGGGCGACGGCGCTGACGGACGAGGCACTGCTGGACGAGTTGGTGTAG
- a CDS encoding carboxypeptidase regulatory-like domain-containing protein, producing MRRLIIALLLAASPLAAQTVRGTVVRPDGSPAAYVVVTATDDKAQQARALTDARGAYRLQLPAPAARYRLRALQVGWQPTDGALVGPFASDTASVDAPPIMMLGLPIALPAVTVRSADVCGEKARDGAAVAAVWEQARTALLASRLRADTSRLDATLRTEWMEYDRQLDADQKHVVQQTRRLGRGQTAHAFSSIAADSLAAHGYVVDGADGTTFHAPDADVLLSPSFASAHCFGLEPAPADQPSWIGVSFRPARAVTGRADVRGTLWLEQATSELRELRFRYTNLPAAADAADPGGEVRFLHLGTGEWLVQQWIIRMPLVAARAGNVSIGRRNLVVNPTSRSLTGVQIAGGDVLRVVRGDTPLFEGEGATLEVRTTSPEPALQHGALRASLEGTDYTWSSDATGVARLRPVLPGTYQLRVQHALLDSLGVRLPVVPISITEDGRVVEMALPSLRDIRQAVCGDSLAGRALLRGVVRDARGARVANATVRVRVLRDTAAARNEARVILNDDAIRVPSDSSGTWQLCGVPTNTPLAVYGAGLAGTHDTLFTAASELAALDLTLARRDIAALSMRVIDDHQQPLRDVVVEVTPLAGEPFTMRTDAGGRTSARNLPRGTATVRLRRVGYQEGTITVELAPGTNEVPVLLDPTASPTLDTVKVSAARVTNTRHSDFDRRRATSRASLIIDREEIERRGPVSTWQLLTRVPGMIVLDSLGYRYAKSTRERALSCWMRVAIDGRLLPEGRPNLAMLLPPTEVYGIEVFSGPATIPPEFTSQAAMETGERSRTWCGIISIWTR from the coding sequence ATGCGCCGCCTCATCATCGCGCTCCTCCTCGCCGCGTCGCCCCTCGCCGCCCAAACGGTGCGTGGCACGGTCGTCCGCCCCGACGGCTCCCCCGCCGCCTACGTGGTCGTGACCGCGACGGACGACAAGGCGCAGCAGGCGCGGGCGCTCACCGATGCGCGAGGGGCGTATCGGCTACAGCTCCCGGCCCCCGCGGCGCGCTATCGGTTGCGGGCACTGCAGGTGGGGTGGCAGCCCACCGACGGCGCGCTGGTCGGGCCGTTCGCGAGCGACACCGCCAGCGTCGACGCGCCCCCCATCATGATGCTCGGCCTGCCCATCGCGCTGCCGGCGGTTACGGTGCGCAGTGCCGATGTGTGCGGGGAAAAGGCGCGCGACGGCGCGGCGGTGGCGGCGGTGTGGGAGCAGGCGCGCACAGCGCTGCTGGCGTCGCGGCTCCGGGCCGACACCTCGCGCCTCGACGCCACGCTCCGCACGGAGTGGATGGAATACGATCGGCAGCTCGACGCCGATCAGAAGCACGTCGTGCAGCAGACGCGCCGCCTGGGGCGCGGCCAGACGGCGCACGCCTTCTCGAGCATTGCCGCCGATTCGCTGGCGGCGCACGGCTATGTGGTGGATGGCGCCGACGGGACCACCTTTCACGCCCCGGATGCCGACGTCCTGCTGTCGCCCAGCTTTGCGTCGGCGCACTGCTTCGGGCTCGAGCCGGCGCCAGCCGACCAACCGAGTTGGATAGGCGTGAGCTTTCGCCCCGCGCGCGCGGTCACCGGGCGCGCCGATGTGCGCGGCACGCTGTGGCTCGAACAGGCGACCAGCGAACTGCGCGAGCTGCGCTTCCGCTACACCAACCTTCCCGCGGCGGCCGATGCGGCCGACCCGGGTGGTGAGGTGCGGTTCCTGCACCTTGGCACCGGCGAATGGCTCGTGCAGCAGTGGATCATTCGCATGCCGCTCGTGGCCGCGCGCGCGGGGAATGTCAGCATCGGGCGGCGCAATCTGGTGGTGAACCCCACGAGCCGCTCGCTCACCGGCGTGCAGATCGCCGGCGGCGACGTGCTGCGCGTGGTGCGCGGCGACACGCCGCTGTTCGAAGGCGAGGGCGCCACGCTGGAGGTGCGCACCACGAGCCCCGAACCGGCGTTGCAGCACGGCGCCCTGCGCGCCTCGCTCGAGGGCACGGACTACACGTGGAGCAGCGATGCCACCGGCGTCGCGCGGCTGCGCCCCGTGCTCCCCGGCACGTATCAGCTCCGCGTGCAGCATGCCCTGCTCGACTCGCTTGGCGTGCGGCTGCCGGTGGTGCCCATCAGCATCACCGAAGACGGGCGCGTGGTGGAGATGGCGCTTCCGTCGCTGCGCGACATCCGTCAGGCCGTGTGCGGCGACTCGCTCGCCGGTCGCGCCTTGCTGCGCGGCGTGGTGCGCGACGCCCGCGGCGCACGGGTGGCGAATGCCACCGTGCGGGTGCGCGTGCTGCGCGACACTGCGGCCGCCAGGAACGAAGCGCGCGTCATTCTGAACGACGATGCCATTCGCGTGCCGAGCGACAGCAGCGGTACGTGGCAGCTGTGCGGCGTCCCCACCAACACGCCGTTGGCGGTGTACGGGGCGGGCCTCGCGGGCACGCACGACACGCTGTTCACCGCCGCGAGTGAGCTGGCCGCGCTCGATCTGACGCTCGCGCGGCGGGACATCGCGGCGCTGTCGATGCGCGTCATCGATGATCATCAGCAGCCGCTGCGCGATGTCGTGGTGGAGGTCACACCGCTCGCCGGCGAGCCCTTCACCATGCGCACCGATGCGGGCGGCCGCACCAGCGCGCGGAATCTGCCGCGCGGCACGGCCACGGTGCGCCTCCGGCGCGTGGGGTATCAGGAAGGCACCATCACCGTGGAACTCGCGCCGGGCACGAACGAGGTGCCGGTGCTGCTCGATCCGACGGCGTCCCCCACCCTGGATACGGTGAAGGTGTCGGCCGCGCGCGTGACGAACACCCGCCACAGCGACTTCGATCGCCGACGCGCCACCAGCCGCGCATCGCTCATCATCGACCGCGAGGAGATCGAACGGCGCGGCCCGGTCAGCACGTGGCAGCTGCTGACGCGCGTCCCCGGCATGATCGTGCTGGACAGCCTCGGCTATCGCTATGCCAAGTCCACGCGCGAGCGCGCGCTCAGCTGCTGGATGCGCGTGGCGATCGATGGCCGGCTGCTGCCGGAAGGGCGCCCCAATCTGGCGATGCTCCTGCCTCCCACCGAGGTCTATGGCATCGAGGTGTTCTCGGGCCCCGCAACCATTCCTCCCGAGTTCACGTCGCAGGCGGCGATGGAAACCGGCGAACGCTCGCGGACCTGGTGCGGGATCATCTCCATCTGGACCCGATAG
- a CDS encoding SDR family NAD(P)-dependent oxidoreductase: MMPNTPVAVITGASAGIGAALARALAPTHALVLVARRADALDAVNATLPTPALTVAADVTQRTEVERVLQATLAHAGRLDVWINNVGQGITRMPSELTDDDLDDMLGVNVKSALYGMQATLPHFKAVGRGHVINVSSMLGRIPMAVFRSAYSASKHYLNALTANFRQEVQSTHPDIQYSIVSPGVVRTEFGMRARHGGPDSRMLPDSQSAEEVAAVIAQVVHDRRPDVYSRAGMSQWVAAHYAAIGQDP, from the coding sequence ATGATGCCCAACACCCCCGTCGCCGTGATCACCGGCGCCAGCGCCGGTATCGGCGCCGCCCTCGCCCGCGCGCTCGCGCCCACGCATGCGCTCGTTCTCGTCGCGCGTCGCGCCGACGCCCTCGACGCTGTCAACGCCACGCTGCCGACGCCGGCCCTCACCGTCGCGGCGGATGTCACGCAGCGCACCGAGGTGGAGCGCGTGCTGCAGGCCACGCTCGCGCACGCCGGGCGCCTCGACGTGTGGATCAACAATGTCGGTCAGGGGATCACGCGCATGCCCAGTGAGCTCACCGACGACGACCTGGACGACATGCTGGGCGTGAACGTGAAGAGCGCGCTTTACGGCATGCAGGCCACCCTGCCCCACTTCAAGGCGGTCGGTCGCGGCCATGTGATCAACGTGAGCTCGATGCTCGGGCGCATCCCCATGGCGGTGTTTCGCAGTGCCTACAGCGCGTCCAAGCACTATCTCAATGCGCTCACCGCCAACTTCCGTCAGGAGGTGCAGAGCACGCACCCCGATATCCAGTATTCGATCGTCTCCCCCGGCGTGGTGCGCACCGAATTCGGGATGCGCGCGCGTCATGGCGGCCCCGACAGCCGCATGCTGCCTGACAGCCAGAGTGCCGAGGAGGTCGCGGCGGTCATCGCGCAGGTCGTGCACGATCGTCGCCCGGATGTGTACTCGCGCGCCGGGATGTCGCAGTGGGTGGCCGCGCACTACGCCGCGATCGGTCAGGATCCGTGA
- a CDS encoding GAF domain-containing sensor histidine kinase — protein MSGSLTDALSPVEAADLVERKALAALGATSAVVVTLGAFPPPPELLPPSAGESDARLHVVHAIGGLAELTAALEAQPLDAPLPFAEVARSGEPLFLNAAQALARFPDWGAGLVRTGGQAAAIVPVWANGELRGVLGLSWSDARTFDEDERAFVTTLGVMCAQAIMRAHLKVAEREARERAESANRSKAEFVATISHELRTPISAVLNYVELLAGELTGPALVSQLARVERMRLSGGHLLALLDELLLHARVEAVHATVKPERVALQAIVDESLALVRPIAEARGLTVQVEMPPEVITVYTDALKLRQIVVNLVANAVRHARHGEVHVIVRLDGIGEIRIRLIVKDDGDGVAREDRERIFQPFWQKVRDPVPHGAESHSGLGLSVARDLARLLGGELGLEDAERTSTFILSIPAEYRTEA, from the coding sequence TTGAGTGGCTCACTCACCGACGCGCTCTCGCCCGTCGAAGCCGCCGACCTGGTCGAGCGCAAAGCGCTCGCGGCGCTCGGTGCAACGAGCGCGGTGGTCGTGACGCTCGGCGCGTTTCCGCCACCGCCGGAGTTGCTGCCACCGTCGGCCGGGGAAAGCGATGCGCGGCTGCATGTGGTGCATGCCATCGGTGGGCTGGCTGAACTCACGGCCGCCCTCGAAGCGCAGCCCCTCGACGCCCCGCTCCCGTTCGCCGAAGTCGCCCGCTCGGGCGAGCCGCTTTTCCTGAACGCCGCACAGGCGCTCGCACGCTTCCCCGACTGGGGCGCAGGGCTCGTCCGCACCGGCGGCCAGGCCGCCGCCATCGTGCCCGTGTGGGCCAACGGCGAACTCCGTGGCGTGCTCGGGCTGTCATGGAGCGACGCGCGGACCTTCGACGAAGACGAGCGCGCCTTCGTGACCACCCTGGGGGTGATGTGCGCCCAGGCCATCATGCGCGCGCATCTCAAGGTGGCGGAGCGCGAAGCGCGCGAGCGTGCCGAAAGTGCGAATCGGTCGAAGGCGGAGTTCGTTGCGACGATCAGTCATGAACTCCGCACGCCGATCAGCGCCGTCCTCAATTACGTCGAGCTGCTGGCCGGCGAACTCACCGGTCCCGCGCTCGTGTCTCAGCTCGCGCGAGTCGAGCGCATGCGGTTGTCCGGTGGCCATCTGCTGGCGCTCCTCGACGAGCTGCTGCTGCACGCGCGGGTGGAGGCGGTGCACGCCACGGTCAAGCCGGAGCGGGTGGCCCTGCAGGCCATCGTCGATGAAAGCCTGGCGCTTGTGCGCCCCATCGCCGAAGCGCGCGGGCTCACGGTGCAGGTCGAGATGCCCCCCGAGGTGATCACGGTCTACACCGACGCCCTCAAGCTGCGACAGATCGTGGTGAACCTCGTCGCCAACGCCGTGCGGCACGCCCGCCATGGCGAGGTGCACGTGATCGTCCGCCTCGACGGCATTGGCGAGATCCGCATCCGTCTGATCGTGAAAGACGACGGCGACGGCGTCGCCCGCGAGGATCGGGAGCGCATCTTCCAGCCGTTCTGGCAAAAGGTGCGGGATCCGGTGCCGCACGGCGCCGAGTCCCATAGCGGACTCGGGCTGAGCGTGGCGCGTGATCTGGCCCGCCTGCTGGGCGGTGAGCTGGGGCTCGAAGACGCCGAGCGGACCAGCACCTTCATCCTGTCGATTCCCGCCGAGTATCGCACCGAGGCGTGA
- a CDS encoding gamma-glutamyl-gamma-aminobutyrate hydrolase family protein has product MASLQRPVIGLTTQTLHSIDGIPPALPSSWVMNQRYFLAATMVGAVPWMIPLLDDDLLTLREIYERLDGLLIPGGVDISPAEYGEAVRPECGNLDPARDRVELQLAKWCIEDGKPVLGLCRGHQIINVACGGTMWQDLASQKPEFHKHDFFPTAGFERDYLAHDVDVAPGSRLSQLLESTRVKVNSMHHQGIKELGEGLIASATADDGLIEAIETTGDAFCVGVQWHPEVFEMADPHTRHLFGGFIRAAMEWSRANTTSRITVGG; this is encoded by the coding sequence ATGGCGTCCCTACAGCGCCCGGTGATCGGGCTGACGACCCAGACGCTGCACTCGATCGACGGCATCCCGCCGGCGCTGCCGAGCAGCTGGGTCATGAATCAGCGGTACTTCCTCGCGGCCACCATGGTCGGCGCGGTGCCGTGGATGATCCCCCTGCTCGACGACGATCTGCTTACGCTGCGCGAGATCTACGAGCGCCTCGACGGGCTGCTCATTCCCGGGGGCGTGGACATCAGCCCGGCCGAGTACGGGGAAGCGGTCCGCCCGGAGTGCGGCAATCTGGATCCGGCGCGCGACCGGGTGGAGCTGCAGCTGGCCAAGTGGTGCATCGAGGACGGCAAGCCGGTGCTGGGCCTCTGCCGCGGGCATCAGATCATCAACGTGGCCTGCGGCGGTACCATGTGGCAGGACCTCGCCTCACAAAAACCTGAATTCCACAAACACGACTTCTTCCCCACGGCCGGCTTTGAGCGCGACTATCTCGCGCACGACGTGGACGTGGCGCCGGGATCGCGCTTGTCACAATTACTCGAATCCACACGGGTGAAGGTGAACAGCATGCATCATCAGGGCATCAAGGAGCTCGGGGAGGGGCTGATCGCCTCCGCGACGGCCGACGATGGTCTGATCGAAGCCATCGAGACGACCGGCGACGCGTTCTGTGTCGGGGTCCAGTGGCACCCGGAAGTCTTTGAGATGGCGGATCCACACACCCGCCATTTATTTGGCGGATTCATTCGCGCGGCGATGGAGTGGTCGCGCGCGAACACGACGTCTCGCATCACAGTGGGGGGATAA
- a CDS encoding circularly permuted type 2 ATP-grasp protein, with product MSSAIAQYHDLLAQGDLAAASAEALEQQLRKQGLYFGDRALCSVLRPRFLTMAEYRHIAVACRLVGQAFEKVRVAAMASADLRAQFGLTSWEEQVIHADPGFAAASPTSRLDAFYATPEQGGLKFTEFNAETPAGAAYNDALSRAMLTLPAMQAFQRTHVPLPIPAAATVVDALLQAYHQWRGVRETPQVCILDWKEVPTYSEFVLFEQEFTARGIPVWIGDPRDAEFENGRLLVGGRHVTLIYKRVLIDELVTREGIDSPVVRAVQAGAVCMVNPFRCKLLHKKASLAVVSDERQAHLLNADERAAVAAHVPWTRVVEERTTEYTSGVVDLVPFIAANRERLVLKPNDEYGGKGIVLGWTVDDAAWQAAIQTALAEPYIVQERVVVPSEPWPALVDGALHIGDRMLDTAPFLANGTTVSGCLTRIATDPLLNVTAGGGSNVPTFLVEAR from the coding sequence ATGTCTTCCGCAATCGCGCAGTACCACGACCTGCTCGCCCAGGGCGATCTGGCCGCCGCTTCGGCTGAGGCGCTGGAGCAGCAGCTGCGAAAGCAGGGGCTCTACTTTGGCGACCGCGCGCTGTGCAGCGTGCTCCGGCCGCGCTTCCTCACGATGGCCGAATACCGGCACATCGCCGTGGCGTGCCGGCTGGTGGGGCAGGCCTTCGAGAAGGTGCGCGTGGCCGCCATGGCCAGCGCCGACCTCCGGGCGCAGTTCGGGCTGACCAGCTGGGAAGAGCAGGTCATTCACGCCGATCCGGGCTTCGCCGCGGCCAGCCCCACGTCGCGCCTCGATGCCTTCTACGCGACGCCGGAGCAGGGTGGGCTCAAGTTCACCGAGTTCAACGCCGAAACGCCGGCCGGCGCCGCGTACAACGATGCGCTGTCGCGGGCGATGCTGACCCTCCCCGCCATGCAGGCCTTCCAGCGCACCCACGTGCCGCTGCCGATCCCGGCCGCGGCCACGGTGGTGGATGCGCTGCTGCAGGCCTATCACCAGTGGCGCGGGGTCCGGGAGACGCCGCAGGTGTGCATCCTGGACTGGAAGGAGGTGCCCACCTACAGCGAGTTCGTGCTCTTCGAGCAGGAGTTTACGGCCCGCGGCATCCCCGTGTGGATTGGTGATCCGCGTGATGCGGAGTTCGAGAACGGGCGCCTCCTGGTGGGCGGTCGCCACGTCACGCTGATCTACAAGCGCGTCCTGATCGACGAACTCGTCACCCGCGAAGGGATCGATTCGCCCGTCGTCCGAGCGGTGCAGGCAGGTGCGGTGTGTATGGTCAACCCGTTCCGCTGCAAGCTCTTACATAAGAAGGCCTCACTTGCCGTGGTAAGTGATGAACGGCAGGCCCACCTGCTCAACGCCGACGAGCGCGCCGCGGTCGCGGCGCACGTCCCCTGGACGCGCGTCGTGGAAGAGCGCACCACGGAGTACACGTCGGGGGTGGTGGATCTCGTGCCCTTCATCGCCGCGAACCGCGAGCGGCTCGTGCTCAAGCCCAACGACGAATACGGCGGCAAGGGGATCGTCCTCGGATGGACGGTTGACGACGCCGCGTGGCAGGCGGCCATCCAGACGGCCCTTGCCGAACCGTATATCGTGCAGGAGCGGGTGGTCGTGCCCAGTGAACCGTGGCCGGCGCTCGTGGATGGGGCGCTGCACATCGGCGACCGCATGCTCGACACGGCGCCGTTCCTCGCGAACGGCACCACGGTCTCGGGGTGCCTCACGCGCATCGCGACCGACCCGCTGCTCAACGTCACCGCCGGCGGTGGCTCCAACGTTCCCACTTTTCTGGTTGAGGCACGCTGA